A window of Anomalospiza imberbis isolate Cuckoo-Finch-1a 21T00152 chromosome 4, ASM3175350v1, whole genome shotgun sequence contains these coding sequences:
- the IDH3B gene encoding isocitrate dehydrogenase [NAD] subunit beta, mitochondrial isoform X1 → MAALSAGRAAAAGLLRAQSLGVWRGLGTSATLLQQAQAKSHRAEGTFQVTMLPGDGVGPELMHAVKEVFKAGNVPVIFDEHHLSEVQNTASEEKLDRVVDSMKESKVALIGKIHTPMEYKGDLASYDMRLRRKLDLFANVVHVKSLPGYQTRHNNLDLVIIREQTEGEYSSLEHESVKGVIECLKIITRAKSQRIAKFAFDYATKKGRAKVTAVHKANIMKLGDGLFLQCCKEVAELYPKIKFDTMIIDNCCMQLVQNPYQFDVLVMPNLYGNIVDNLAAGLVGGAGVVPGESYSAEYAVFELGARHPFAQAVGRNIANPTAMLLSASNMLRHLNLEYHSNMISDAVKKVIKGGKVRTRDLGGYSTTSDFVKSVIDNLHPNYGA, encoded by the exons ATGGCGGCGCTCAGcgcgggccgggcggcggcggcg GGCCTCCTGCGTGCCCAGAGCCTCGGGGTGTGGCGGGGGCTGGGCACCTCGGCCACCCTCCTGCAGCAAGCCCAGGCCAAG TCCCACAGGGCTGAGGGGACATTCCAGGTGACAATGCTGCCGGGGGACGGCGTGGGCCCGGAGCTCATGCACGCTGTCAAGGAGGTCTTCAAG GCTGGCAACGTCCCCGTGATCTTCGACGAGCACCACCTGAGCGAGGTGCAGAACACGGCGTCCGAGGAGAAGCTGGATCGGGTGGTGGACTCCATGAAGGAGAGCAAGGTGGCCCTCATTG GGAAGATCCACACACCCATGGAGTACAAGGGTGACCTGGCATCCTATGACATGAGGCTCAG GAGGAAGCTGGACCTGTTTGCCAACGTGGTGCACGTGAAGAGCCTCCCGGGCTACCAGACCCGGCACAACAACCTGGACCTGGTGATCATCCGCGAGCAGACCGAGGGCGAGTACAGCTCCCTGGAGCACGAG AGTGTCAAGGGGGTGATCGAGTGCCTGAAGATCATCACCAGGGCCAAGTCCCAGCGCATCGCCAAGTTCGCCTTCGACTACGCCACCAAGAAGGGCCGGGCCAAGGTCACAGCTGTGCACAAGGCCAACATCAT GAAGCTGGGGGATGGGCTGTTCCTGCAGTGCTGTAAGGAGGTGGCTGAGCTGTACCCCAAGATCAAATTCGACACCATGATCATCGACAACTGCTGCATGCAG CTGGTGCAGAATCCCTACCAGTTCGACGTCCTGGTGATGCCCAACCTCTACGGGAACATCGTGGACAACTTGGCCGCGGGGCTGGTGGGCGGCGCCGGCGTCGTGCCCGGCGAGAGCTACAGCGCCGAGTACGCCGTGTTCGAGCTG gGAGCCCGGCACCCCTTCGCCCAGGCCGTGGGCAGGAACATCGCCAACCCCACGGCCATGCTGCTCTCGGCCTCCAACATGCTGCGGCACCTCAA cctggaataCCACTCCAACATGATCTCGGACGCGGTGAAGAAGGTGATCAAAGGTGGAAAA GTCCGGACTCGGGACCTGGGCGGTTACTCCACCACTTCCGACTTCGTCAAGTCCGTCATTGACAACCTGCACCCCAACTATGGGGCTTAG
- the NOP56 gene encoding nucleolar protein 56, translating into MVLLHVLFEHAAGYALFAVREVEEIGLLLPQVEESVLTLGKFHNVVKLVAFSPFRSAQSALENMNAVSEGVLHEDLRLLLDTALPPKRKKVVLGVGDAKMGAAVLEELGVQCQTGGVVAELTRGIRLHFPALVRGLTAQSAAKAQLGLGHSYSRAKVKFNVHRVDNMIIQSISLLDQLDKDINTFSMRVREWYGYHFPELIKIVPENSMYCRVAKFVGNRRELSEESLEGLEEIVMDSAKAQAILEASRSSMGMDISPLDLINIESFSRRVISLSDYRKGLQEYLRSKMSQVAPSLSALIGEVVGARLISHAGSLTNLAKYPASTVQILGAEKALFRALKTRGNTPKYGLIFHSTFIGRAAAKNKGRISRYLANKCTIASRIDCFSEVPTSVFGDKLREQVEERLAFYETGEPPRKNLEVMKEAVVEANEVVAEVKRRQEKKEKKRKKREKRRLEALAAAAEEPAENSVMETEENDVGAKKKKKKKKQQQPEESEAEPEPEENGVEEEEEEEPLPKKKRKVVVEPEEEEEEEKKKKKKKKKKAVAQDSEED; encoded by the exons ATG GTGCTGCTGCACGTGCTGTTCGAACATGCGGCCGGGTACGCGCTGTTCGCCGTGCGAGAGGTGGAGGAGATCGGCCTGCTGCTGCCGCAG GTGGAGGAGAGCGTCCTCACGCTGGGCAAGTTCCACAACGTGGTGAAGCTCGTGGCGTTCTCGCCGTTCCGCTCGGCGCAGAGCGCGCTGGAGAACATGAACGCCGTGTCCGAGG GAGTCCTGCACGAGGACCTGCGGCTGCTGCTGGACACGGCGCTGCCCCCCAAGAGGAAGAAGGTGGTGCTGGGGGTGGGCGATGCCAAGATGGGCGCGGCCGTGCTGGAGGAGTTGGGGGTGCAGTGCCAGACCGGGGGCGTCGTGGCCGAGCTCACGCGCG GGATCCGCCTGCACTTCCCGGCGCTGGTGCGAGGCCTCACGGCGCAGTCGGCGGCCAAGGCCCAGCTGGGGCTCGGCCACAGCTACTCCCGGGCCAAGGTGAAGTTCAACGTGCACCGGGTGGACAACATGATCATCCAGTCCATCAGCCTGCTGGACCAGCTGGACAAGGACATCAACACCTTCTCCATGCGTGTCCG ggagtGGTACGGGTACCACTTCCCCGAGCTGATCAAGATCGTCCCCGAGAACTCCATGTACTGCCGGGTGGCCAAATTCGTCGGGAACCGCCGGGAGCTGAGCGAGGAGAGCCTGGAAGGGCTGGAGGAGATCGTCATGGACAGCGCCAAGGCCCAGGCCATCCTGGAGGCCTCCCGCTCCTCCATGG GGATGGACATCTCCCCCCTGGACCTCATCAACATCGAGAGCTTCTCCCGCCGCGTCATCTCGCTGTCCGACTACCGCAAGGGGCTGCAGGAGTACCTGCGCTCCAAGATGAGCCAGGTGGCCCCCAGCCTGTCAGCCCTCATCGGGGAGGTG GTGGGCGCCCGCCTCATCTCGCACGCCGGCAGCCTGACCAACCTGGCCAAGTACCCGGCGTCGACGGTGCAGATCCTGGGTGCCGAGAAGGCCCTGTTCAG GGCACTGAAGACGCGGGGGAACACCCCCAAGTACGGCCTCATCTTCCACTCCACCTTCATCGGGCGCGCGGCCGCCAAGAACAAGGGGCGGATCTCGCGCTACCTGGCCAACAAGTGCACCATCGCCTCGCGCATCGACTGCTTCTCAG AGGTCCCCACCAGTGTCTTTGGGGACAAGCTGCGGGAGCAGGTGGAGGAGCGCTTGGCCTTCTACGAGACCGGAGAGCCGCCCCGCAAGAACCTGGAGGTGATGAAGGAGGCCGTGGTggag gccAACGAGGTGGTGGCTGAGGTGAAGAGGAGgcaggagaagaaggagaagaagaggaagaagagggagaAGCGGCGGCTGGAGGCCCTGGCAGCGGCCGCCGAGGAGCCGGCGGAGAACTCGGTGATGGAGACAGAG GAGAACGACGTGGGGgccaagaagaagaagaaaaagaagaagcagcagcagccagaggagtCGGAAGCAGAGCCAGAGCCCGAGGAGAAcggggtggaggaggaggaggaggaggagccattgcccaagaagaaaaggaaagtcGTGGTAGAGcctgaggaggaagaggaggaggaaaagaagaagaaaaagaagaagaagaagaaggcaGTGGCTCAGGACTCAGAGGAGGATTAG
- the IDH3B gene encoding isocitrate dehydrogenase [NAD] subunit beta, mitochondrial isoform X2 yields MAALSAGRAAAAGLLRAQSLGVWRGLGTSATLLQQAQAKSHRAEGTFQVTMLPGDGVGPELMHAVKEVFKAGNVPVIFDEHHLSEVQNTASEEKLDRVVDSMKESKVALIGKIHTPMEYKGDLASYDMRLRRKLDLFANVVHVKSLPGYQTRHNNLDLVIIREQTEGEYSSLEHESVKGVIECLKIITRAKSQRIAKFAFDYATKKGRAKVTAVHKANIMKLGDGLFLQCCKEVAELYPKIKFDTMIIDNCCMQLVQNPYQFDVLVMPNLYGNIVDNLAAGLVGGAGVVPGESYSAEYAVFELGARHPFAQAVGRNIANPTAMLLSASNMLRHLNLEYHSNMISDAVKKVIKGGKVRTADMGGYSTSMDFTQAVIDALEVQ; encoded by the exons ATGGCGGCGCTCAGcgcgggccgggcggcggcggcg GGCCTCCTGCGTGCCCAGAGCCTCGGGGTGTGGCGGGGGCTGGGCACCTCGGCCACCCTCCTGCAGCAAGCCCAGGCCAAG TCCCACAGGGCTGAGGGGACATTCCAGGTGACAATGCTGCCGGGGGACGGCGTGGGCCCGGAGCTCATGCACGCTGTCAAGGAGGTCTTCAAG GCTGGCAACGTCCCCGTGATCTTCGACGAGCACCACCTGAGCGAGGTGCAGAACACGGCGTCCGAGGAGAAGCTGGATCGGGTGGTGGACTCCATGAAGGAGAGCAAGGTGGCCCTCATTG GGAAGATCCACACACCCATGGAGTACAAGGGTGACCTGGCATCCTATGACATGAGGCTCAG GAGGAAGCTGGACCTGTTTGCCAACGTGGTGCACGTGAAGAGCCTCCCGGGCTACCAGACCCGGCACAACAACCTGGACCTGGTGATCATCCGCGAGCAGACCGAGGGCGAGTACAGCTCCCTGGAGCACGAG AGTGTCAAGGGGGTGATCGAGTGCCTGAAGATCATCACCAGGGCCAAGTCCCAGCGCATCGCCAAGTTCGCCTTCGACTACGCCACCAAGAAGGGCCGGGCCAAGGTCACAGCTGTGCACAAGGCCAACATCAT GAAGCTGGGGGATGGGCTGTTCCTGCAGTGCTGTAAGGAGGTGGCTGAGCTGTACCCCAAGATCAAATTCGACACCATGATCATCGACAACTGCTGCATGCAG CTGGTGCAGAATCCCTACCAGTTCGACGTCCTGGTGATGCCCAACCTCTACGGGAACATCGTGGACAACTTGGCCGCGGGGCTGGTGGGCGGCGCCGGCGTCGTGCCCGGCGAGAGCTACAGCGCCGAGTACGCCGTGTTCGAGCTG gGAGCCCGGCACCCCTTCGCCCAGGCCGTGGGCAGGAACATCGCCAACCCCACGGCCATGCTGCTCTCGGCCTCCAACATGCTGCGGCACCTCAA cctggaataCCACTCCAACATGATCTCGGACGCGGTGAAGAAGGTGATCAAAGGTGGAAAA GTGCGCACGGCGGACATGGGGGGCTACTCCACCTCCATGGATTTCACCCAGGCCGTGATAGATGCCCTGGAGGTGCAGTGA